GAGGTGGAATATTGGTAGCCATTCCTACGGCTATTCCAGAAGAGCCATTAATTAAAAGATTGGGGATTCGGGTAGGTAATACCGTAGGTTCTTCTAGAGAATCATCAAAATTAAGTTTCATATCCACCGTATCTTTTTTTATATCCGATAACATTTCTTCAGATATTTTTTTCATTCTAACTTCCGTATAACGCATTGCTGCAGGTGGATCCGCATCTAATGATCCGAAATTACCTTGTCCATCTATTAAAGGATAACGAAGTATCCATTTTTGAGACATACGAACCATAGTATCATAAACAGAAATATCTCCATGTGGATGGTATTTCCCTAGTACTTCTCCAACAATACGAGCCGATTTTTTATAAGTATTTTTAGAAAAAATTCCTAATTGGAACATTCCATATAGAACTCTCCTATGTACAGGTTTTAATCCATCTCTTGCATCAGGAAGAGCTCTGGATACAATAACAGACATAGAATAGTCTATGTAAGAAGATTTCATTTCGTCTTCAATATTAATAGGAATTAATTTTTCTCCCATTTTATATAGTTGTATTATTTAGCTTCAGTATAATTAAAGGAATATCGATACTTAATATAAAAAATATTAATCAATTAAGAAAAAAAATAAATGTTTATTTTTTTTGTAAAAAACTTTCTTTGATTAAAGAATAAGGAACTTGACAGTTGTAAGAACAAATTCCTATTTTTTTTAATAAAGAAAATTGAATTTTATTTTTATCATTTTTTTTATCATGTTCCATAATAAAAAAAATTTGATCAAATTCTGAATTATATATTTTTTTAATTGGATACAATCTAGAAAGATTCGATTTTATTTCTTGATAATCATTTATAGATAATCCATTTATTTTGTAAGAAATCCAAGATTCATATATCATTCCCATAGCGATCGCTATACCATGTAAAAGTTTTTCTTTTTTAGAATCTAGAAAATAACTCTCTAAAGCATGACCGATAGTATGTCCAAAATTAAGAATTTTCCTTAATCCTTTTTCTTTAGGATCTTTTTCTACAATTTTATTTTTTATCAATATAGATTGATAGATTAAATCTTTCCATTTATTTTGATCCTTATTTATTTGGTATTTTTTCATATCAATCCAAAAATTTTCATCTGCTATTAACCCATGTTTAAACATCTCTGCCATTCCTGAAATAAATTCTTTTTCAGGAAGAGTTTTTAAAAAAAAAGGATCAATGATTAAAAATTCTGGACAATAGAAAGAACCTATTTCATTTTTAATAGATTCTAAATTAATTCCAGTTTTATATCCTATAGATGCATCTACCATACCTAATAACGTTGTAGGAATATTAATAAACCGAATTCCTCTTTTAAACACAGAGGCAATAAATCCACCAATATCTGTAATAACTCCCCCTCCTAAATTAATAATTAAACTATTTCTAGTTGCCTTAAAATTTTCCAAATATTTCCATATTTGAATACATGTATAAATATTTTTTTCTTTTTCTCCTGGTTTAATTTGAATAATGTTAGATTTTTCTAAACAATTTATATGATGGAAAAGAATTGGAAGACAATGAATATAGGTACAATAATCTACTAGAATAAATGTATTTTTGATGGAATCAATATGATGAAGTAGATAATTTTCTAATTTTTGATAAGCTTCTTCATTAAAAAATATAATTTTTTTATTATCACAAAACATAACAATAAAATCGTTTTTTTATACTTGATACAACAAAATTAACCAATTTATTAATAGGAATAAAGATTATTATAATCCAGATCAATCCATAAAGTTTTTTAATCAATAAAGTAAAATATTTTGTATAACCAATAAGTTATAAAGATAAAAAAAACGATTATGAAAAATATATTTGGACCCCATCCTAAAATATTAATAAATTTGAATAAAAATTCCATAAAAAAAATATCATGTTTTTCATTAAAAATAAATATTTTAAACTTTTATTGAAAGAAAAGAAATGGAAATATTTTATTTTTCTTTAAAGTTTATAAGAATATTATATTCAACATAATAAAATGTCAGATATTTGGGATTTTTTTCAGCATTTATTCAATCCTAGATGGATTTTTTTCTATTTTGGAAATACAGCTTTATTTATTCTTTTAGCCATTGTTTTTGCAGAAACAGGGTTTTTTATCGGTTTTTTTTTACCAGGAGATTCCTTATTATTCACTGCTGGAATATTCGGAGAAAATTTATGCAAAAATTTTTATAATGTTCCATTTTTCGTAATTATTTTAATTGTTGCATGTGTTGCTGTACTTGGTAATATACAAGGATATTGGCTTGGATATAAATCTGGAAATTTTTTGTATAAAAAGAAAGATTCCTTTTTTTTTAAGAAAAAACATCTTATCATAGCAAAATTATTTTATAATAAATATAAAACAACGGCACTTATCATGAGTCGTTTTCTTCCAATACTTCGTACTTTTGCCCCAATTGTAGCTGGGGCAATACGTATTAACTTTAAAAAATTTATGATTTATAATATTATTGGAGCTCTTGCTTGGACTTTTTCGATCATGTTAGCTGGGCATTACCTAGACAAAAGGTTCCCAGAATTAAAAAATCATCTGGAATGGATTATTTTGTTGATTGTTTTAATGACTACATTACCAATATTACTTAAATTAAAAATAAGAAAAAAGAAAAAAATACTTCTATAACTTACCTACCTAAAATTGATGAATTCTTTTCAAGAAAAAAAATTTTTTTAGAAGATGACTACATTGATTTTTCATAATTCCAGATAAAAATTTTGTTTTTGGATGTAATTTTATCCCTGTATATAAAAATCCTATTTTATAATTTTTTGCTCCACAAACTACTCTCCCAATTTGAGATAAAAATAAGGCACCTGCACACATAATACAGGGTTCGATAGTTACATATAAAGTGCATTCTCGGATATATTTTTCCCCTAAATAATTAGATGCTAAGTGAATCCCTAACATTTCTGCATGTGCGGTGATATCACCTAAAGTTTCGGTTAAATTATGAGCTCTAGCTATGACTATATTTTTATAGGTAATTGCAACTCCTATAGGAACTTCCTTTTCGTGAAAAGCAATCAAAGCTTCTTCAAGAGCAATTTTCATAAAATCAAGATCTCTTATTATCATTAGAATCAAAACTTTATTTCTTTATATTCTTTTTTTTATTTTCTTCTTGAGATTCTTTTTTATTACTGATAGGATCCGTTTTTTTTTCTTCAGTAGCAGTAATACGAGAGTGTTTTACTCTAGCTATAAGAGTATTTTTAGGATGTAAAATGGTATATCCTTTTGGATATATATCTTTCACTGTAATTTTTTCTCCTATATCTAAATGGCTAATATCCAATTTTATATATTCTGGAAAAAAAGAAGGAATAGCTTTTATTTTTAATTTTCTAATCGTAGAATCATATTCTCCTCCTTTAGAAACCCCAATAGGTCTTCCAAAAGTTTTTACAGGAATTTCTAATATAATAGATTTTTTTTTATCAATTTTCCAAAAATCAGCATGCAATATTTTTTCACTAATAGGATCGAATTGAATTTCTTTTTGAACTGCATTTATATTTTTTCCTTCTATTTGAATGTTAACCCAATGTATTTTTGATGTATATACTAAATTTTTGAAACTTTCTAATGAAGTAGAAAATGGAATGTTAATATTTTTTCCATATAAAATACAAGGAACTTCTCCGGAAGATCGAATTGATTCAATCTCTTTTTTTCCTATATTTCGTTTTTTTCCGTATATATTTATATATTGCATATTAAATTAAATTATAAATTTTTTACTTATAGATTCGTCATTATGTACAGATTTCATGACTTCTGCAAAAAGTGGTGCACAGGATAATATCTTTATTTTATATAGTTTATTTATTATTGGGATAGAATCAGTAATCACCAATTCTTCAAGATCTGAATTTCTTATTTTTTCA
The nucleotide sequence above comes from Blattabacterium clevelandi. Encoded proteins:
- a CDS encoding DedA family protein, giving the protein MSDIWDFFQHLFNPRWIFFYFGNTALFILLAIVFAETGFFIGFFLPGDSLLFTAGIFGENLCKNFYNVPFFVIILIVACVAVLGNIQGYWLGYKSGNFLYKKKDSFFFKKKHLIIAKLFYNKYKTTALIMSRFLPILRTFAPIVAGAIRINFKKFMIYNIIGALAWTFSIMLAGHYLDKRFPELKNHLEWIILLIVLMTTLPILLKLKIRKKKKILL
- a CDS encoding 50S ribosomal protein L25, translating into MQYINIYGKKRNIGKKEIESIRSSGEVPCILYGKNINIPFSTSLESFKNLVYTSKIHWVNIQIEGKNINAVQKEIQFDPISEKILHADFWKIDKKKSIILEIPVKTFGRPIGVSKGGEYDSTIRKLKIKAIPSFFPEYIKLDISHLDIGEKITVKDIYPKGYTILHPKNTLIARVKHSRITATEEKKTDPISNKKESQEENKKKNIKK
- a CDS encoding nucleoside deaminase produces the protein MIIRDLDFMKIALEEALIAFHEKEVPIGVAITYKNIVIARAHNLTETLGDITAHAEMLGIHLASNYLGEKYIRECTLYVTIEPCIMCAGALFLSQIGRVVCGAKNYKIGFLYTGIKLHPKTKFLSGIMKNQCSHLLKKFFFLKRIHQF
- the aroB gene encoding 3-dehydroquinate synthase, whose translation is MFCDNKKIIFFNEEAYQKLENYLLHHIDSIKNTFILVDYCTYIHCLPILFHHINCLEKSNIIQIKPGEKEKNIYTCIQIWKYLENFKATRNSLIINLGGGVITDIGGFIASVFKRGIRFINIPTTLLGMVDASIGYKTGINLESIKNEIGSFYCPEFLIIDPFFLKTLPEKEFISGMAEMFKHGLIADENFWIDMKKYQINKDQNKWKDLIYQSILIKNKIVEKDPKEKGLRKILNFGHTIGHALESYFLDSKKEKLLHGIAIAMGMIYESWISYKINGLSINDYQEIKSNLSRLYPIKKIYNSEFDQIFFIMEHDKKNDKNKIQFSLLKKIGICSYNCQVPYSLIKESFLQKK